In Dyadobacter sp. NIV53, a single window of DNA contains:
- a CDS encoding IS1 family transposase, whose translation MVRYGRSAQNKQRYYCKHCKSTRVENYSYTAQQPEINPNIISLTKEGCGIRSTARLLRISTITVTSRIKKIASKLVQPTISIGQTYEVDELRTFVRKKDNLIWVVSAFERESGKIVSSKVGRRTNKTLKVVIDTLINPDCKAIYTDKLKNYKSLIDKTIHRTKLRGTNHIERAHLTLRTHRVTDRSSVSTVKQLLLARAQSCSTQF comes from the coding sequence ATGGTAAGATATGGTAGGTCAGCTCAAAACAAACAGCGTTACTATTGCAAACATTGTAAAAGTACCAGGGTTGAAAATTACTCTTATACAGCGCAGCAACCGGAAATTAATCCAAACATCATATCGCTCACCAAAGAAGGTTGCGGCATCCGTTCCACAGCACGGCTCTTAAGGATTTCAACTATCACAGTCACTTCAAGAATAAAGAAAATAGCTTCTAAGCTCGTTCAACCAACGATTTCGATTGGACAGACTTACGAAGTGGACGAGTTGCGGACTTTTGTCAGAAAAAAGGATAATTTGATCTGGGTGGTTTCAGCCTTTGAAAGAGAAAGTGGCAAAATAGTTTCATCCAAAGTAGGCCGTCGGACCAATAAAACTTTGAAAGTGGTTATTGATACGTTAATAAACCCGGACTGTAAGGCGATTTATACAGATAAATTAAAGAACTACAAATCGCTGATTGACAAAACAATACATCGTACAAAACTTCGAGGGACAAATCATATTGAAAGAGCGCATCTTACTTTAAGAACCCACCGTGTGACGGACCGATCAAGCGTCTCAACCGTAAAACAATTGCTTTTAGCAAGAGCGCAGTCATGCTCAACGCAATTTTGA
- a CDS encoding PQQ-binding-like beta-propeller repeat protein, whose translation MRTILPPRLKIWIVLLIVAFGSSCSKDKSETVLPLANTIYAVNETGEVYAVDAENGLIKWVYQAKGYIDASPIVSKGVLYIGDTRGIFVAIDAVSGKEKWQVDLRGRDLSSAIVSDNIVYVTIGATCFALRCSDGSILWKFETTDSIYGGPAIAGEMVYFGDYGKHL comes from the coding sequence TTGAGAACAATTTTACCACCCCGACTGAAGATTTGGATAGTTCTATTAATAGTTGCATTTGGTAGCTCTTGCTCGAAAGATAAAAGTGAAACAGTTCTACCACTTGCAAATACTATTTATGCAGTAAATGAAACTGGGGAAGTCTATGCTGTCGACGCCGAAAACGGGCTCATTAAATGGGTTTATCAGGCAAAGGGGTATATTGATGCAAGTCCAATTGTCAGCAAAGGTGTTTTATACATTGGTGACACCCGGGGTATCTTTGTTGCAATTGATGCGGTAAGTGGGAAAGAAAAATGGCAGGTTGATCTTCGTGGAAGAGATTTGTCTAGCGCAATTGTTTCCGACAATATCGTATATGTTACGATCGGTGCCACTTGCTTTGCTCTCCGCTGTTCTGATGGATCTATTCTTTGGAAATTCGAAACAACAGACAGTATCTACGGCGGACCAGCCATAGCGGGTGAAATGGTTTACTTCGGAGATTACGGGAAACATCTCTAA